Within Caproicibacterium argilliputei, the genomic segment TGGGGAAAAGACAAAGTCGCTGCCCACCAACGTACTTTTGCCAACCCCAAAGGTCTGGTACAGTGTACCATCCGCATTAAGCGAAACAATGCGGTGGTTGCCGGTGTCTGCAATATGGATTTTCCCATCCTTGCCGATGGTAACGCCCTTGGGCCCTTTGAAACTGTCTGCTTTTCCGTTGTTGACAAACTGGGTCAGCACCCGCTTCTCGTGCATTTTCGCGTCCAGTTCCACAATGCGGTTGTTGCCGGTGTCTGCCACATAAAGGCAGCCGTCCGGCCCGACCGCCAGCCCACTGGGCGTGCTGAACGCGGCCGTACCGCAGTCCTGTCCAGTGTAAGCGCAGACCGGCTGGTACGGAACCGGCGAGGGAACCACCCGCCCCCAGTAGTCATAGTTGTAACTTTCATACGGCACATCCGCGTGCACGGCTGTGGTCAAGGAACAAACTGTCAGCAGGACGGCCGCCAAAACGGCAATTCTTTTTTTCTTCATTCTGTCAGCCCCTAATCTTTCATTCCCGATGTGGACATCGTTTCAATGACATTGCTCTGCGTAATCAGGAAAATGATAATCGGAATACTAATCATAATCAGGCCAATGGCGCCCGCTGTGCCCTGGCGGGCAATGCCGCCCTGGGCAATCTGGTTGAGCGCGTAGCTCAAAGGTTTCAGTTCCTCGCTGCGCAGGAACCCGGCGCCGGAAACGCCCCACAGCCCCTGAAACTGCAAGAGCCCCAGCGTCAGCCACGCCGGCTTGACATTTGGCATGACGACTTTCCAGAAAATCATGTACTCCGACGCGCCATCCAGTCTGGCAGACTCCAGAATGGAATCGGGAATCTGCTCCATAAACTGCTTCATAATGAACAGCCCCAGTCCGGAAGAAAGCGCCGGAAGAATCACCGCCAGATATGTATTGTTGATGCCCAACTTGGAGATGATGATGTAATTGGGTACGGAGGTGACCACCGGAGAAAACATCAGGGAGAGCACTACCATCTTAAACAGCACATTGGAACCCGGAAAGCGGTGCTTCGCCAGCGGATAAGCCGCCAGGGAAGAAAACAGTACGTGCCCCACCACACCGCACACCACAATTATCAATGTGTTGATGATGTACCGGCTAAATGGCACCCAGGAGTCAGACATTTCCGTACCGAGCGTTTCGAAGTTTTCAATGGTTGGATGCCGCACAAACACATCTGGCGGCATTTTGAAGTATTCATCCAGCGGTTTAAAGGCATTGTTGACAATCATGATGAGTGGAAACGCCATAAACAGCCCCATGACCGCCAGAAAAAGGAACATTGCAAAGTTGCCGCCGGCAGAGCGGTTGACACGGTGCACCTTAATCCGCCTGCGCTTTGGATTTCCGTTGATTTGTTTGCTTTTCATCTCAGTCTGCCACCCTCCTTAACAGACGGTTCACCAATTTGTTGGATAGAACCATAATCAAAAACAGCAGCGTGGCAATCGCAGACGCGTACCCCATTTCAAACCGGATGGAACCGTAGTCAATCAAATGCGTCACCATGGTTGCGCCCGCATAGTTGACACTGGGGTTGCCGCAGAGGTTAATAGAAATATCGGAAACCGCAAAGGACTGTGTAATCTGCAGTACCGCGCCCAGCAGCAGCTGCGGCTTCATGGCAGGCAGCGTAATGTGCCACAGCTCTTGCCAGCGGTTGCGGATGCCGTCGATGGCGCCCGCCTCGTACAGGGTTTTATCCACCGTTTGCAGGCCGGCGATGAAAACCAGAAAACCGGTGCCAAGGCTCAGCCAGAGCTGAATGATGATCAGCAGCGGCATGATGTACTGCGAATCCTTGAACCAATTGATTTCACTGGTAATCAGCCCCAGGTGCAGCAACAGCGAGTTGGCATAGCCGTAACGGTCGCCGCTGAAAATCAGCAGCCAGACGAAGTACGCGTTGCCGCACAGGGAGGGCGCATAAAACACAACGGTCAGAAATGAACGCAGCTTCGGCCCGAAGTCGTTAATGATCCATGCGAAGAAAAAGCAGGCAAAATAGCTGACCGGCCCGGTGATAATGGCAAACAGCAGCGTGTTCTTGACGGCAATGGTAAAGATGTTATCCTCCAAAAACAGCTGGGTGTAGTTGCGCAACCCCACAAACGACGGCGGTTGCAGCACATTGAAATAGCAAAGGCTCAGAACCATGGACGCCGCCACCGGCAGAACCGTAAACAGAAAAAACAGAATAAAGTAAGGCGCCATCATGACATAGCAGGCACGGCTGCACTTCATGTTTTCCCACAGGCCGTGCTTTTGCTGCGGCTGAATTTTGGGAACAACGGCGTTTCCGGCGTCTTTTGTATGTATCTTCAATTTCTCCGCCTCCTAGGAATCCAAGCGGAACTCTTCCCGCTTGCTTGCAATTTCGTCATTGATGGCTTTCACATTGTCCATCAGCGCCTCGCGCGCATCCTCCGTCTGGTCAATGACCACGGTAGAAAACGCATTTTGAATGTCGCGCGCGGTGTAGTAGGAACCTGGCACCTGCGGAATCCCCTGCACGTGTGCAAACGCTTTGGCAATGCTGTTGTAATCCTCCGCAGGCCACGGCAAGCGCTTCAGCGCTTCGATATTTGCGGTCGGGTAGCGGGCAGATGCGCCCTGCAGCGCTTCCATTCCACGGCCGTAAGCGGTCTGCACATCCGCGGAAGTCCACCACTTCAAAAACTCCCACGCGCTCTGTTTGTCTTTGGCATTCTGCATGATGATGGTGGCTGTACCGGTAGAAGCCGCCGCATGACTGACCGTGCCGTCTGCCTGCACCGTACCGGGCACCTCGGTAAAGCCCCACAGCCCCTTGATTTCCGGCGCGGCAACTTGCAGCGTATTATAAAGGGTGTAATCGCTGACAACCAGCGGCGCTTCGCCGGTACGGAAGCGGTTCTGTACATCGAATTCGCGTGTCAGCGTGTAAGCCTGGTAATACTTCACCCATTCTTTAAAAGCGTTGACCGCTGTTTTGCTGTCGAGTGCGGAGGACTTGCCGT encodes:
- a CDS encoding carbohydrate ABC transporter permease, with amino-acid sequence MKIHTKDAGNAVVPKIQPQQKHGLWENMKCSRACYVMMAPYFILFFLFTVLPVAASMVLSLCYFNVLQPPSFVGLRNYTQLFLEDNIFTIAVKNTLLFAIITGPVSYFACFFFAWIINDFGPKLRSFLTVVFYAPSLCGNAYFVWLLIFSGDRYGYANSLLLHLGLITSEINWFKDSQYIMPLLIIIQLWLSLGTGFLVFIAGLQTVDKTLYEAGAIDGIRNRWQELWHITLPAMKPQLLLGAVLQITQSFAVSDISINLCGNPSVNYAGATMVTHLIDYGSIRFEMGYASAIATLLFLIMVLSNKLVNRLLRRVAD
- a CDS encoding carbohydrate ABC transporter permease — encoded protein: MKSKQINGNPKRRRIKVHRVNRSAGGNFAMFLFLAVMGLFMAFPLIMIVNNAFKPLDEYFKMPPDVFVRHPTIENFETLGTEMSDSWVPFSRYIINTLIIVVCGVVGHVLFSSLAAYPLAKHRFPGSNVLFKMVVLSLMFSPVVTSVPNYIIISKLGINNTYLAVILPALSSGLGLFIMKQFMEQIPDSILESARLDGASEYMIFWKVVMPNVKPAWLTLGLLQFQGLWGVSGAGFLRSEELKPLSYALNQIAQGGIARQGTAGAIGLIMISIPIIIFLITQSNVIETMSTSGMKD